The sequence below is a genomic window from Stigmatopora nigra isolate UIUO_SnigA chromosome 16, RoL_Snig_1.1, whole genome shotgun sequence.
ttgaaaacCCCCGTGTAAAACCCACTCTACCCCCAAATCTTTGAAAGAAAACCTTTTGGGAGCGTATAAGGCTTTTCCCTGTCTCGATTCGCATGACTCGTAACTTCCGATTTGAGAAAACGGCTAAGATAAATGGCAACAAATGCGATACACCCGGACATTCCGTTCCTGACGGCCATCTTTCTAATCTACAGGCGCTCGATTACGAAAGTAAACGAGACTACGAGTTCAGGGTGGAAGTGAGGAACACTTACCTGGACGCCAGGTATATCCAGGGTCTCCATTTTAAGGACTTTGCCACCGTTAAGGTCACGGTGGAGGACGTGGACGAACCTCCCGTGTTTGTCCGGGACCCTTTTTTCATCGAGGTGCACGAGGACACGGCTGCCGGTAGTTTTGTGGGCGTGGTCTCAGCACGGGATCCTGATGCTGAAAATAAGATGGTCAGGTAAGTTAATTAGGCAATCAAGTCTTCCAATTTACATTATAGAAAGTCTGATAATAATAAATTGTTGATTTGGACATGGGTTattgataaaaatattaatttgttcaGTCTTCTCTCTAAAATAGGGGGCGGGAACCATTTTGAAAAAGAGATAGccgtaaacaattcatattttcaattgttattcatagagaaatgttaggttcatcaatgaTTAtactttattataattataaagcAATACAGGTGGACATCTGAaaggttttaattaaaaactggaagattaaatcCATTCTAGATGACAGATTTTAGCTCAAAGTTTAGCGAAGAGCCAtaaacacccatcaaaagagccacatgtggctcctgagccatagattccctacccctgctctaaaatAATCAGCATTATTCACAATAATACAGTTTTTTGCctgaaaatttgacaaaaatccCGTTCTTGAGTCCTctttaacacacaaaaacaacatgtaCCCTCAAATTTCACCAGATTAAACTAAAGAAAACACTTTTTCGAACCTATCTCTGCAAACGAATCAAGATTCCCGATAAGAActaaatacttaaataaataTCAGTCAAGTGTATAAAGAAGTTCGAATCCCAGAAGACTGTAAATCCTCTACGGCCAAAAACGCAAAGTCAACGAGTCTAATTAGCGCTATCGATTGACGCAACTCACACTCTACTCACACTggacttttttgtctttaatcTTTGGACAATTTGAACTGTAAAAGACTCCAAAAGTAGGACTACGAGACTTACTCAAAGGAGtagaaatgtaaaaaagtgaAGGACAAATGAAGTGTCCCAGTACTCTGCAAGATTTTTGCCTCCAAagcgtttttttctgttagaCGTGTCTAATCAtttttgacacttttccccATGAACATATTCCGATGGGTCCGTTGCAGCCTGTcagaaattgtccaaaaaacttgggttaatttgacattttacgaGTGCGGTACTCCAAAACCCAACCGAGGTGAGCGCAGTATGAGCTGACATCAAATTACTCGTAGCTACGAATGTGCTAGAGGTGAATTGACTCAAGTGCAAGTACCAAGTAATTTTGGTAGAATGTTTGCCACCCTATCAACACACCatagcaacatgcttatttatttatacattttttaacatcATCCTTTATTCataaacttatttattacctatttatttatgcatcAACTTatgtattacctatttatttataacctatttatatattacatattaatttatgacctatttatttattacctatttatttattacctatttatttattacctatttatttattacctatttatttattacctatttatttattacctatttatttattacctatttatttattatctatttattcattacctatttattacctatttatttattacctatttatttattacctattaatGTATTACCTAttaatttattacctatttatttattacccatttattttacctatttattaaCATATccattacctatttatttgttaccaatttatttattccctatttatttattacctatctatttgtaacccagttatttatttatatatttattaacaaatggattacctatttatttgtaactaatttatttattaactatttatttattacacatttattattttatctatttattaacATATTCACTGCCTATTTCTTTATCTATTAACCTATGTAttacccatttatttatttcttaccttatttattaccaaaaatttagttattttttaacttatttcttgcttttttatttatttatttattaacttatttattacctatttgttTATGTCTACAATATATTACccgtgtctgtattctcaccctcttgctactgcaacaattaaattccccaaatacaggataaataaagttatctaatctaatcaataaTTTTATCTCCACTAAATTTGCTGTCATTGATGAAATATTTCTTGTATCTCGATGCAGATACGCCATTGATCGCCATACCGACTTGGAAAGACTCTTTAACATCGATTCTTCAAATGGCACCATAACAACCAGGAAAGCTCTGGACAGAGAAATGTCCAAATGGCATAACATCTCCGTCATGGCTGcagaaatgagtaaaaaaatatttaatttagccCTTTTGAGTCTTGTGTACAGACCCTAATCCAAACTCTATTCTACCGGGTAGACAACCCACGGCAGGTTTCCCGAGTAGCAGTTTTCATCAAAGTCCTGGACGTAAACGACAACGCTCCCGAGTTTGCCATGTCCTACGACACGTTTGTCTGCGAAAACGTCAAAGCAGGACAGGTAGGCAAAGACACCAGGAATTAGACAATACCCAGAATTCTTGGATTACCTCCTTCTTGTTATCAAACCATCATTTTAATCCTCGAAACTAGCTTCAAATGgctaacatgtttattttttaaacagctaATTCAAACTATTAGCGCCATAGATACGGATGAGCCACTAGTCGGCCACAAATTTGTCTTCAGCATCAAAACGGAGAATCCAAACTTCACAATTGCGGACCGTGAAGGTAAATagcttgaaaaaatatatatgtcctTAATTGGAAGAGGCGTGGCTTACATTTGTGAACTTCTGGCAACTCCGCCCCCACAGATAACACGGCAAATATCCTAACGAGGCGAGGTGGCTTCAGCCGGCGCGAGATGAGCGTCTACTTCCTGCCAGTGGTCATCTCGGACAATGACTACCCAGTACAGAGCAGCACCAGCACCCTCATTGTGCGCGTTTGCGCCTGTGATAGCCGTGGCAATATGCAGTCGTGCAACCCGGAGGTGCTACCCTTCTCTGATGGGCTCACTACCGGCGCCCTGGTGGCCATTTTGCTATGCGTCATCATTCTGCTAAGTGAGTATGCGCATCCCTAAGGGTACTCGATTGGGTTTAAGTCAAGAGTTTACGTTCCTTTTCAACCAAAATTTGAATGTTTCTCCTTTTCAACCAAAACTTGGAATATTTCctcaatgttttttgtttgttttatttaattttagatGTTAAAAccctgcaaaaaataataatttactaCAATTGAACATCTATTCATTAAGTTGGCGATTAAAACCATTGAttactcatttttattttgtattttttaaacacttaagACATTTAACAGCTTTAAatcaattgaatatttttggtaTTATTGTTacactttatatttttaactgtatatatctgtattatTCTTACACGAAATACTTAACTGTAAATATCAGTATTATTGATACTTTTAActgtatatatctatttttattacacTTAATACTTTTACTtacaacaaaacagaaaataaccaacaaatagtaaatgttactttcctGACATCGAgtagtaaaaaaacaatatagtatactgctgtattttctcgcatataagccgtatttgtactttaaaaaatgactgaatcaagggtatggcttatatgcgcaccaGACTGCCTATACTGTTTACTTGtatacttttttaaagtataaataCGGCttttatgtgagaaaatacagcagTTTACTATATATTAGAGTTGTGATCTTTAAAACGCAATATAACGAGATTTAAGTCAAGAAAAAAGCAGATTTGTTGCCAGATTTTGTCAATTTCCAGCCACTTACACGCATCTTTTTTGCAGTGATCGTGGTTTTGTTCGCCGCCCTCAAAAGACAACGAAAAAAGGAACCCCTCATCATCTCCAAGGACGACGTCCGAGACAACGTAGTCAGCTACAACGACGAAGGCGGCGGCGAGGAGGACACTCAAGCCTTCGACATCGGCACCCTGCGCAACCCGGAGGTGATGGACGCCAACAAATTACGCAGGGACATCATCCCCGAAATGCTCTTTTCCTTCCGGAGGACATCCCCGATAAAGGATAACACGGACGTCAGGGACTTTATCAACGGGAGGCTTCAAGAAAATGATTCCGACCCTACGGCGCCCCCTTACGACTCCCTGGCGACCTACGCGTACGAAGGTAGCGGCTCCCTGGCGGAATCGCTCAGTTCGTTGGAGTCCAACGCCACCGAAGGAGATCAGGAGTACGATTACCTCAGCGGTTGGGGGCCGCCGTTTAAGAAGTTGGCGGAAATGTACATCGGGAGGAGTCCGGATCTAGAGACTTAGAACCCGGCTAGCCGGGAAGGACTCTTTGCTAGCTAGGCTAGCGTACGCCTAGCGAATTAGCACTGGTCTACAAGCAAAATGCCTTCTGGATGAAAGTTGTCATCAGACTTTGCTAAATTCGGCTTAGTAAAAATGAATTGGCTATCAATATTTGAGgctaaaatgttcatgttttcgttgattttgacgaaaaaaaaatgaggatacGTCATGTTTTCGTAAAGTCACGATTATTCAGAGAAAATTTGTGTTTCTAGTTTAATTGACTATCAATTTTGAGGCTAAAAAGTTCCTGTTTTCGTTgattttgacgaaaaaaatgaGGATATGTTAAGTTTTTGTAAAGTCAtgattatttggaaaaaaattgtgttccTAGGAATTTCACACAGGATGAATAACAatgaaatcacaaaaaaacatggattctAGTGAGAAATACGGAATTTGACTGAAGTTTTTGGGGGATATTCAAGGTGCTAAATTAAGGCAAGTCCACCTGTTTCAATTAACAGGCCACACAGAGTTTTTTGTGGTAAATGTATTGAAAAACATGATGGAATGACTAGAAAACTGCAAAAACTTTATAAAAATGGAAGGAAAATGAACCAGAAGGTCTCCATGCAGAGTTCTACCGCCCCCTGCTGACTCGAGTCCATATTTGGCTAGAAAATTCCATAAAATAAGCAAGTGGCATATCCCATAAAGCAGGTAAATTTGTGTAATCAAACTTTACCatcaaaaatctttaaaaaatgagccaacttgaacaaaaatgttcaatttcccAACCCAGGACACCACAAATTACCCATTTTTAATCAGACTTTGTAGACCAGTGTTATCTCTCTTCATGTGACAACCTAGCTAGCATGCTAGCCTACTAGCCACCGAAGGATCAGAACTTGACCAATCAAGTGAGCCGGTTCTCTTgagatttactgtttttttgtcattttttggggggtctcaCAATAAGTAAAGATGCCTTTTTGACTTTTAGGACTTTTTTGGTGAACAATGgcgtggaaaatgttttttttttttgtaagtgagCAGAGCGCTAGCAGTATCGTATACTCTCAATGTTTAATGGCACCGGAttgtgttttttggggaaaaaactgtcatgTGCAAGTGTTTTTAAACATCCTATATAATCTTGACTATTATTTGTCTGATGAGCAATGTCCATGTGAACGGTCGGTGCGGTTATTTTGTCCAAATGGAGTCATTTCATCACGTAGGCGTAACATGTAACCCGAAAAAGTGTACGTTGTAGGAAAACACTGGATTCATGCCGTTCTAATGCGGAGtcgtattgttttatatttatatttttatacttatttttggaataaaacgACACAAAAGTTGACTTCCAGGTTTCCTAAGGGCTGTTTTGTTCAAAATTGTTGACCAATTCGAGGTTATCTGGTGGAAATAACGCTATTTTCGAGACGGGTGATAAAAATCGggttttttaagtatattttttaagtctTTAGAAGCAGTAGAAacagttttttattatttttaatgttttttcaggTCTGCAAAGCATGGATGTtgtcaaaagacaaaaaatgttttgttctacgccacatttttagaaaaatggGAATCAGGGGGAAAAGATTGggtttttaaaatagattttttcagtttttaggaaGTAACTTGTTGCCTGGCGTTGACCAATCAAATTTGACTGGAGGATTGGCAGCAATTGAAGATTATCACCTAATGcaagcctttttagttcaactaaatatattttaaaggccAAAAAGTACCCAAAAAGTTGAGGAATAAACCAATGGTAAACGGTGGTTGTGTTCCGATAACTTTACAAAACCGTCTTTAAAAGATCGTAATGAGATAATAAAGACAGttttgacaatttttaaatctgtttcaggtctaaaaagcaaaataatgtGTCCACGAATCTtgtcaaaagacaaaaaatgccaCGTTTTGAGAAAGACGGGACTCAGTCGAGAAAAGATctgttttttcctatttttagctcgctagaaagcaacaaaataagCAAGAGAGACAAGTATTTTGTAGTAAATAATTGAACGCAGTAGCAGATATGCACTCTATATCAGCAAACCCACCAGTCATGGGACTCGAACTCCCAACTCTTGTACAATCGGGACTACTCTCGCTTAGACTAATTGGACCTGGACGGCAAACTCCGAGAAGGAGGACAAGACGTGGCTTCTCTTCGGGGGTTTTATCTGGACTCACCATGTGAGTGCATGATTAATCGGAACAACGTCGTGTTTGATGTAAGAAGAAGAAGCATTTGCATGTCACATGGAATAAAACATGACACGTGACCCCCAGTGGCGAAGCAGTGCGGTGCGGGGATCTCAGAGTTGGCCTGCATTAACATGGCCATCTTTTTTAACCGTCTCCAAGCTTTCATGAGACGTTTAGTAGGCCTGGGTCATGTGATCTCGGATCTGGGAACTCTTGTGGATTCGCCAGGAAATTTTACTCGTTTATTCAGGACACATCTTGTTGTGTTTTCAGTCTCTTGCAATATGCAAAAGTGAAATATTACCACACGGCCCACCTGCCGGGCGTCCTCTCGTCTTGGAGCTGGGCTATTTTTCTACACGGAGTCAAGATTCTTTCGACCGATGTTAAATTGCAGCCATAAATACCTTAAAAGGGCGGAAAGTACAGAATTTGATCGCATATTTACTGCCTTTGCATAGAAGTCGTATCCTTAAAAATGGCCTTAGAATGGttggatttgacttttttttttcgtataAGCCGTCCCCCTGAATCAGAATTTGTAGAAGGGgtacaaatatgttattttgaagtggaaatcttaagaaaaatactcGTTTGTGGTATTTTGGAGATTCTGTACAGATTGAGAGGATTTTATGCTGAATTGCATGTTATTTTGGTCAATATTGTaaagaaatttaatttaaaaaggaagtcaggtgagcagtacaaccaggaaatgtgtccAAGTACAATAATTGCATGAAATACACATTACGCAAATGTCAAGACTGGTATTTTAATGATCAACAACAATACCTTGGAgacttaacaactattgggatgtgctaacatgctaaatgCTATAAAACATCTTTCTTAAGGCTATTCATGTCTGGCCAATCAGAGCAGGTTTAACTACAGTAAGATTCCGGCGCCCTGAGTGagcacttttattattttttttaatctattttgaaataaatgaccatatcggccataTTATCTTACGTTATGGTGTTTTGTCTGTGTCAAATTGTAGTTTTGGGCatgttaagtctaatttatgcgcatataagccttaatATTGATtcaattataatttattttagttaaaaatacacaaaaataaatatgtcttAACAGGGGAAAACGCTGAATCTCAACACGACAAGATTTTAGGACTTTTGGGATgttattttaatcaaagtcCAGATCGGAG
It includes:
- the LOC144209660 gene encoding LOW QUALITY PROTEIN: cadherin-10-like (The sequence of the model RefSeq protein was modified relative to this genomic sequence to represent the inferred CDS: deleted 2 bases in 1 codon; substituted 1 base at 1 genomic stop codon), with the protein product MLLGQVVLTLCALSPATALPAVLGNNKNVFGTPEGDGRVLQRSKRGWMWNQFFLMEEYTGNDHQYVGKLHSNMDKDDGTVKYVLTGDGAGTLFLIDEKSGDIHATKKLDREEKAMYTLHAKVLDRNTNEELESDTEFNIKIHDINDNEPKFEKDVYFASVPEMSDVGTSVVTVTATDADDQTYGNSAKLVYSILQGQPYFSVDSENGTIKTALPGMDREVKENYQVVIQAKDMAGQMGGLSGTTTVSISLSDVNDSPPRFANHSFRITALESAEIGGAVGRIKADDPDVGRNAEMEYSVVGGSDNFNIVTDKTTQEGIVIIKRALDYESKRDYEFRVEVRNTYLDARYIQGLHFKDFATVKVTVEDVDEPPVFVRDPFFIEVHEDTAAGSFVGVVSARDPDAENKMVRYAIDRHTDLERLFNIDSSNGTITTRKALDREMSKWHNISVMAAEMNNPRQVSRVAVFIKVLDVNDNAPEFAMSYDTFVCENVKAGQLIQTISAIDTDEPLVGHKFVFSIKTENPNFTIADREGKXLEKIYMSLIGRGVAYICESGNSAPTDNTANILTRRGGFSRREMSVYFLPVVISDNDYPVQSSTSTLIVRVCACDSRGNMQSCNPEVLPFSDGLTTGALVAILLCVIILLMIVVLFAALKRQRKKEPLIISKDDVRDNVVSYNDEGGGEEDTQAFDIGTLRNPEVMDANKLRRDIIPEMLFSFRRTSPIKDNTDVRDFINGRLQENDSDPTAPPYDSLATYAYEGSGSLAESLSSLESNATEGDQEYDYLSGWGPPFKKLAEMYIGRSPDLET